One window from the genome of Eucalyptus grandis isolate ANBG69807.140 chromosome 7, ASM1654582v1, whole genome shotgun sequence encodes:
- the LOC104430697 gene encoding uncharacterized protein LOC104430697, whose translation MAMAMKFGRAMVLVVIASVMMGASLAYPGWNNNNGYAWPPKQDNGPTEVPPTKVVVGGSENWHFGFDYSTWANKNGPFYVNDTLVFKYDPPSDSNTHPHSVYMFPSFWSYMRCDLRRATMVANVSDGAGDGFEFKLSQKWKFYFFACGESGGFHCSTGKMRFSLVSLPRPWKWHG comes from the exons ATGGCAATGGCTATGAAATTTGGAAGAGCGATGGTGCTTGTCGTGATAGCTTCAGTGATGATGGGAGCTTCACTGGCCTATCCAGGGTGGAACAACAACAATGGCTACGCTTGGCCTCCGAAGCAAGACAATGGTCCCACTGAGGTCCCTCCGACGAAGGTTGTCGTTGGAGGGTCCGAGAATTGGCATTTCGGATTCGATTACAGCACCTGGGCTAACAAGAACGGCCCCTTTTACGTCAACGACACTCTTG TGTTCAAGTACGACCCACCGAGCGACAGTAACACGCATCCGCACAGCGTCTACATGTTCCCAAGCTTCTGGAGCTACATGAGGTGTGACCTCAGGAGGGCAACCATGGTGGCCAACGTGTCGGATGGGGCGGGAGACGGATTCGAGTTCAAATTGAGCCAGAAGTGGAAATTTTACTTCTTTGCATGCGGAGAGAGCGGCGGCTTCCACTGCTCCACGGGGAAGATGCGGTTCTCCCTCGTGTCACTTCCTCGCCCCTGGAAGTGGCACGGCTGA